Below is a window of Perca fluviatilis chromosome 14, GENO_Pfluv_1.0, whole genome shotgun sequence DNA.
GGTTACTGCATCAATGTCATacgaaaaaaaactgattttgcAATTAATTGACGGTCATTAAAGAAGCACGTAGAAATGTTCGAACTATATATTTGTACATTTTACCACTAGAGCTCAGCAAATGCTCAGTATTTTCTGCACTTAGCAGACACGGCAGTTAGCCGTTTGTTGGGTAATTCTCATCAGACAATCGGACAAGAGGAAAGACTGGACAGGTTTAGTTGCAGTCAGTTTTGttaagttagggttaggaagtCTTATTTTTGTCGATAGGtccatatttcttttttttgtgagttGCAGCATTGAGGGTACTTGCAGGCGTCATCACGACTAATTTGGTGTCAACTGGTCAGAGAAAATCTTACATGTGGCATCTTTAACCTTTAAGACCGAAACactaacttgtgtgtgtgtgtgtgagtgagaaagaCGCACAATGAAAGATGTTTATAAAGAGCTTTGTAAGAGATATTTTATGTTTAACCAAACATTCCAACtttataatacaaataaaactttaaaacatttcaacagtcgttacctccgccaaggaggttatgttttcgaCTCGTTTTTGTCCATTTGtcattctgtttgtttgtttgtctgtttgtttgtccgACTATGCGCAGTGTTAGATCCCCCGTAGAGGAGGTACTGGACCAGCTCTCCGTTTAAAGGGTCCGAGCCTCTTTGCCTATGGGTATTATTACCCTATAGGTTAAAGGGACTATTTAAGCTGGTGGCGAGGAGACACGTCTAGCTTCTAACTGCCTTCATCCGTGCGTCTACCCTGCTTACACTAGCACCGCACCCAACCGAATGGCCCCGGGGTCAGGTACCGCACCAGTCACACACGTTAACGGCAGCTCTCCTCTTAATGATCTGTGCACTTGTTAGTTGCTAGGATTGGTTTTAGTGGCTCGTACAGTGAGCCCCAAGGGTCTGTTTAATTTCTGTGGCTAGAGCAACCTGTTAGAACCTGATTTTATTGTTATACACACAGAATTATTGCCTCGGTGAGGCGTCATGAATCCAATGTCCACAATTTAATCTTTAACTTCAATGATGGCTTTATTGCAGGATTTAGCAAGGGAATTGCATGAAGCATTTGATTCTTAATACTGATTATTTATAGATCTCAAGGTGATTAGCTTAACCTAATACACGTAAGTAGAAACAGTTTAAGTCCAAaccagagagagactgagagagagactgagagagagactgagactgATTGATTGCTGTTGAGACTTCCGACTCAATCCAAAAGTCCGCAAAGTCTCGTATCCAGAACAGTCACTGTTGACAGGGTGAACGAAAGAGTGCTCCTTAAAATCCAGATTGTTAACCTTAGGCCGGGTGGGGATGGTTAATCCTCCTTTTGCCAGACACTCCCGTGCCGGCCGTAAGTAATAGGAGATCCTCTCTCTGCGATAGTGGCTTTGTTCGTTGCTCTCACATTTTGTTATATAATTATCCTTAACAATCAACCAATAATCATTCCTTCAATATACACATGTTTTGCTTGTAGCTTTAGAATCACTATCTTCTTTTTACCTATTGCTCATTGTGCATTTCCTCATCTACTCAGGCGGAAAGTCCCCAATCTTCCTAGGTAGACACCTGTCATGGAAAGTCCCTTATTTCCCATTTCAGAGACTACTGATGGAATGTCCCTTGTTTTCCACTTGTTGGCTCACGTCAAGGATCTCAACTTACTTGACagcaggattaaaaaaacaaaatactgtcCCGATTTTCATAAAACCTGGTGGGAGGTTGTAGCTTTGGCCAAAGAAGAACCAATAACACTTTAGAGCAGATCCAAATCATGGggcagatacacaaattatttctaatttcgttaacattgcgagatttgtgctgcattcatgtggtgtctgAATAATCTGTAAAATGCGTTCACGAACATTGACGCTgtattaacattgtgagatagggcatgcctTTGCAGAGGTCTGTGCTCTCAGAATGCCCTTCTActttaacttttgttttttccttctttttgtaTTAATAACTGCTCTGTTTTATCAGAGGTTGTAGTACAGCTGACATGTTTTATTTCACCTTCACTAGCTCTGACTTACTGTTGTTACTTCTAAGTTTGCTTATTTACATCTTTGCATTCTTGAATATTTTTGTAGTTATGTTTATTTCCGTCAAACTAAGTGGTTAGTAGGGTTTCTTTATTAATAATTCAGCGTTTCAGCTGCTTATTCATGTAAAAATAGCTGGTTGATGAGAAGAATTAGACTTTAAACACTCACAAAATAACAGTCTGAATCTGTGAATTTAGAAAATCTCAGGCagtttattacattttacatttctaaTCATTCTCATTTAAAATGCGTCTTCAGAAAACATCTTTTAGTTCCTCTGCCTATTAAATATATCTAATAACAGCATAAAATATATTGTTAGCTATTCTAAATTTGCGTATTTACAGTCACATCAATAAAACCTTTGCATTGCATCAGAGGACTAAACAGTAATGTGTAGTTATCTTATTTGTCACACATAGAGTATATtaaacagaaatacagaaaatgCACCAAATAATGAACAAGTTTAACAGTCACTCAAATTATTGATTATCAGTTTTACTCACTGCCTCAGAATCTTTTCTGGGAAGTAAATATAATGTTGACTCCTGACCTGTCTTACATGAGGCATAATTTGAAACAATTGCAAATATTTACACATTCTGCATttgattaaaacaaacaaaaggtcCCAATAGCACCAGCCACCCTGAGTTAAATCACTTAAACCTAAACTGCCTCTTTTATTCATGTCCTGCAGAGGTTACGATACATTTCTTTGATATTAACCACTCCTCTGGCTTTTCATGATTACCTTGGTTTACAAAACTCAGCAGTATCTCCACAAAAACCCAAAAGCCAAACTCCAGCATAGAGCGGCtcagtgaatgtggtctggactctgtggaggagagtcatagTTTCAGAGACGCTGAAGAAGGCCAGAGTACCTGcgctgtgatccaggtacactcctactctgaACGATTTGGGGCCTGAGATTCTGAGTGAGCAGTTGTCATGTCTAAAGATATAACTATTGTCACAACGTAATGCCCAGGACTTCTTATTGAATCCAAATAAACGTGCATGAAGGTCCCCTGATCTGCCAATACCCTTGTAAGCGACTGCTACTGAAGCAGGTCTGCTcatctccacctcccagtaacaccGTCCAGTCAGTCCGTCTTCACTCAGGACCTGAGTTGCCTGAAGGAACCTGTCCGGATGTTCAGGATatggtttattttttacatatgtTATTTTTCTGTTCCCCTCTGATAAATCCAGAGACGTGCctgctgtgtttggatccatCGTGATTTGACATGAATATTGTAAGAACTCTGCTCTGGTCGTTGGCTCGGCTAAAGGCAGTTTCTCAGAAAGAATTTCTTGCATTTTATCTCTTGCTGCTGTCACAGCTGCCATCAGATCCTCAAAGTACCACAAACGATTGTGTTTTGGTAGTGGTGAGTTATTAGATCCAGTAAGTTTTGACAATGAGCAGTAACTGTGAAGAAACTGGGTGGGATCCTCTGAGCGTGAGAGTTCCTCCAGCTcaacatttttcctttttagatCAGCAATCTCCTGgtccagcttctcctgaagctctttgacTCGACTCACTTCAGTTTTCTGCCAGGATCTGATCTGCTCCTTCACctcagagcttcttttctcaATGACACAGATCAACTCAGTAAAGATCTTCTCACTGTCCCCCACTGCTTCATCTGCAGAGTAATTGATAGTTTCCATCTCGTTctgaagcagcttcacatctctTTCTCGttcctggattctctgctggatgttttgCCGACTTTCACCGAGCTCCTTTTGCTTCTCagtcctttctgctgcagctgagacggtgtcgtggcctttatgttcaTCCATTAAACAGAGATAACAGATACACTGCTGATCAGTGCGGCAGAAaatcttcatcacctcatcatgacGAGAGCAGTTGTTCTCCTGAAGATTACCGGAGGCTTCGAcaagtttgtgttttttaaaagcaGGAGATTGGTAGTGAGGCTGAAGGTGTGCTGCGGCTCATAATAGAACCCGACAATCCAGACAGGACCTGAAGGCTTTCAGCTTCCTCccagtgcagacatcacaggccacatctccAGGTCTggcatagcagtgatcagctGGAGCAGCTTGGtgtccagtcttcttcagttcctccactaaatctgccaacatggtgtttttcacCAGGACAGGCCTCGGGGAGAAAATCTCTCGGCACAGAGGACAGCTGTAGGTTCCTCTCTGATCTCCTTCATCCCAGGAGGTTTTAATACAGCTCATGCAGTAGTTGTGTCCACAGGGAATAGTtaccggatccttcagtagatccagacagatcGAACAGCAGAACTTCTCCTCTGGTGCATGATTTCTTTGCTGCTCCATTTCACCTCTCGACAACAGGGAATGACTCGACAGTTTCACTTTCCTCACAGCAAATGAATGCCTCACACAGGAAGCCACGCCTTCTTTTCTTACCCAACTGCATGCTGATCTGTAGTAAAGTGATTTTTCGGCTCTTACAGCTTACAACATGTTGGTCACCCCCATCTTTAAACTTGTAGATCTATGAAAGGAGGGAGTTTGAGTCTGTGTTTGAGAAAAAAGGGAGCGAGTGTTTGTTTCATTTAAGGAAGCAGTCTGAGCTGTGGCTGCATGTATAGCCATCTTTTAATTGTTTGGTTTGATCTTTAGTAGAATGTTCAGCTGTCTTTTACAgagtttttttaagttgatcTATTGACCTGAGATACGCCTGTGAATGTGTCTGATCAAAGGTGTAAGCAGCTGagattgttgtttttattttttatacttttatcccccccaaaaaatataaTAGCTTTGTGCTTTTTTTGGTTTGGATGCAGTAAACTCTAAAACTAGTGTTAAAGAACTCATGTCTTATCTTGGGCTCTGCTTTTGGCAGAAAACATCCTCTTCAGTCTCTGTCATTGAGGTCTTTGTCCATTTCAGATTGTCCTGTCATGCTCTGCTTTAACATTTACACGTTCACGGTCAGTCTTAACTTCAGCAGTGTGTTCAGCCATCCTGTATTCACACTgtattttttagtttatttacagtataacCTTTGTTGtagaagtttcctttgcagcaggggagaagttttcaaagtttagtaaagtgaaacaaatgagacagtctgagactaaaaccaagttgggtttttgtattttattaaagatatatttgcaaatataggaggaATACAGGTTCACAAAAAGCACGACAGCTCGGTGTGAAGCAGATTCTTCAAATGAGGTAGATGGTATAGTGAGCTTAAATGCACATGGGAAAAAGGGGAGTGATATTCAAACACAATAAATTCTTAACATGACTTTGCACTTTCTTACAggcaataaaaataaagatcCTTTCAGACACTTTCCTCAGGCGACATAAAGATATAGATCCAGTGCTGACACTACCTGAAAAAGCCGGAAAACGTCATAAAACCTACTTCATCTAATCTTTTGCTCCCTACTGCCCCAGCTAGGGTCACGCTCCCCGTACATCTAAACTGACAAGGGAGGAACGGATCTGAGGAAAGAAGATGTTTCACTGGTGGCCTTGTAGATTATGAGTTCACACGAAGGGCATACACATTCTCCCAGTTAAGCAAAATCAAATCCACATGTGAAACTGAGATAAAcagttttttcaataatgtaagAAAATGCAATGTGCTAATAAAACATAAGGATTATAAGGAATAATgcttaaatgtgatttttttattttttttccccattacgTTCCACCGTTTTGATTACAAAACTAatcacaatacacaaattacatttaactgTGTAATAtattgcttaaaatgttttttttgtgagggGACAAAAGAAAACCCTCTagtaaaaaagcaacacagtggACTAGTGGAACAACACAGCAAACACGAAATAAGAatgcacaaaagaaaacaaccatCGGTACAACGAACCTTGCAAGCCAGGCGTTCCACCCTCCTCCCACCAACCATGACCACCAGTCCCAGCCTGTAATCTCATCGGgcacattttgtgatttttaagTCAGTTAGGAGTAGGTTTAGCTGTTGGATAGTGTCAGTGATATTCCCCTCAATATCTGGAATGTAAGTGCAACAGTAATCTCCAGTCACGTCACAGAGGCCCCCTTGTGCAGCTAGAAAAAGATCAAGACCCATCTGGTGTTGCAATAGCATGTTTCTTATGGCTCTCATGGCAGGAGGAAAAGCATTGAACCCTGAAATCACGATGGCAGTTAGATTATCAAGACTTTAATGTACTTGTCGATGTTGTGGGCGTTTGCGACCACCCCGTACCATGGCAGAAGCCCTGAAACAAATTTGCTCCCGCCCCCCAGTCATTTTTCGCTTTACTCTAATGAACCCACCAGAGGGGGGTATGTACTGGGGATAATGGTGTGTCGTGTGTACAAGGGAGGACGTGACCATAATAGGAGTCAGGTATATTAAAGCGCATCTACCTGACCATAGGGGAGGCAGAATTTGATACCAGTAATCGCCGCAAAGCCAAACATAGTCTACCAATGAGCCTGCACCAGAATCATCTGGCCAGCTCATCAAGTGAGTTTTGGAGGGATCTAGAAGGGATGCATTATTAAGATACCCCGGTTTGGGGTGTAAGCACACACTGAATTCACCTGACCTGCACGTCCCGCTCGGAGTCTGTCGACAACCAGTCGTTGAACCTAGATAACGGGAACCTGGACGGCGAGCTCGTTCAATGCAGAGAGCATGTGTCAAATTTGTCATAAGGCTGTGATGAAATTGTCCAATACTATCAGCCACCCTCCCATTCTTAGTTTTTACCATTGTCCCATTCGGAGCGCGTACCATACGTTTAGCGAACCCAGTACATGCAGATGGTTGGGAGGAGGCGGAGTAGAACTGGCCTCCGTCTATTTTAACATCCTTGAGTGCAGTTAACACACAGATAGCTTCGGTTAAGTTTAACGATTGGGGCTTTACTGGAGTGGCTTGCTTTTGGGATAGGGCGAACAGTGAACAGACATAACAAGACTCGTTGTAACCCGCATCACGTGTACATTTTCTGATTGTGCCCAGCCAAATGTTAGTGGAGAATGCGCCTTCATCTTCATTAGAGGATGAAATCCATTTGCCGGACATTGCGTCTAATGTTTCAGTTAGGTGTGGTGGATTAGCAACGTCAGGTGTGGGTTGGCGGTAGTGCCTCGAGGTAAAAAGAACCACAGGGGTCTTTCCCATTAATCcatgcacacacagcaaaaTAACCTTGATCAGTAGGTTGAGTGTTTCTTAGTGTCAATAACATTGCAGGCAAGGAGAAATTGCTTCTCTGCATCGATAATCTATGGGTTAAATTTGTGTGGTCTCTAGGAACCTTACAACCCCAATTAGGTTTACTTGTGTGCCAAATAGCATATGCCCACGAAAAACATGTAGGCCCCAGCCTGGGATCTTCCACTATGGGTACATAGCATATGTAAATTTCAACAAAAACCCCATTGCGATATCCCACCCACGCACATAAAATAGTCACATGGTTGGAGCATAAAAGTGGACGTTGTGTTAGCTACTACAGTGATGTTGGGTCTATCGTATTTATTATACCGTGAGCGCCATTCTCGTATGGACATAGAATAAGGTGAACGTGTCGCACAACGCTTCCCCCCCGTCCCTGCTACGTAAGTGTCTTCGATGTACGTGGGTGTAGCAGTAGCATTAGGAAAGGAGGTGTTGGAAAAGATGGTTACTTCAGTCAGTGGTTCATCATACAGTGCTAACAACACAAATCCAGAAACCATACATACAAGGCATCTTCGCTTGTCGGTGGTAGGGGGCCATTTCAGTCTTTTCCTGCCGGGCTGCTCCATTTGTGTGTCAGAGCAGCCTGCTGCAGTGCTGCAGTGTGGAACGTGTGCTGTGCTGTGAGCGTCAGAGGAATGTCACTGTGAGTGTCATCTCTGGAGGATGAATCTCAGAATGAATGTGTAACGTCACTGCTGTCTTTTGCCAATAAAAGGTGTTAGCAGTACGGTACCAGTTTCGTTGATCAGGTTTCTTTTCTCTTTGATGTTTTCATCAAAGAGAACTTTTATTTCTGCTGCTATAGGGTGGCACAGAAACGCCGTTCTGTCAGGCCTGCCCTATTTCTCCCTCGTAGGTGACAAGACAGGGATCTGTTCGTCACTTGTTGCAGGCTCTGGAGAACCTGTTCTCTCCCCTGGATCTGGAACCTTTCTTCATTGGGCCGCGTGGATCCACGTAGCCCTCTCGGCCACCTTTaccgccgtgtgtgtgtgcgtggtcaAGAGGATTTGGTAGGGTCCTTGCCAGCGTTTCGGCTGCCAGATCTTCCTCCTGAAGTCCTTCACAACCACAAACTCTACGGGCTGGAGCTTATGTAGGGGACCCTCAGCTGGTTGAGGCAGAGCTGCAGAAACCTGGATTCTGATGGCAAGAAAGAGCAGAAGAGAGTTGCGTGCACGCTTTTTTCAGTGTTCAAGTGGACAAAGAGAGTGAATTCTGATTTGCCTTTCTGTTTGATGGTAAGCCCTACACATTCACACGCCTTTGCCAGGGGTACACTGAATCTCCCACAGTCTACAACGATGCTCTAAGAGAGAGCCCTGAGAGTTTGACCCTTTCACCAGGGTCAGGTCTCTTGCAGTACGTGGATGACTTTCCCATTACACCTTCATACCTCCAACTgatcaaaaagaaaatcttacATTTGGCATCTTTTAACCTTTAAGactaaccgtgtgtgtgtgtgtgtgtgtgtgtgtgtgtgtgtgtgtgtgtgtgtgtgtgtgtgtgtgtgtgtgtgtgtgtgtgtgtgtgtgtgtgtgtgtgtgtgtgtgagacacgcAATGAAAGATTTACAAAGTACTTTTAGGGAGACATTTACGTATAACCAAACATTCCAACTTTTTAACACCAATAAAAACTTCCAGATATTTCAATATTAGTTTAATCTTTTTCTTGTGTCTTTTTATATTAGTTGTTCTGTTTCATCAGAGGTTGTAGTACAGCTGTTGTTGGACACAATAATTCATGTTAAAATGGCTGGTGGAGACTTTATCTCTCAAACAATAAACAGTCTATGAATTTAGAAAATCACAGGCAcgaatttattatattttacattttaagttCATTAGTAATTAAAGTAGCTTCTTCAGAAAACatcctttttagttttttttgttcttttaccATTGtgtttctataaaaaaaaaaaaatcaaattaattGCTGTAGCTATTTTGAATGGATCCAATAAACTCGTAAAAGTTGTTGTTACTTCTAAGTTTGCTTATTTACATCTTTGCATGCTTGAATATTTTTGTAGTGGTTGTCATGTTTATTTCCCTTAAACTGAAGTGGTTAGTAGAgtttcttttattaataattCGGCGTTTCAGCTGCTTATTCATGAAAAAATAGCTGGTTGATGAGAAGAAATCGATTTTAAACACTCACAAAATAAACAGTCTGAGTCTATGAATTTAGAAAATCACATGcagtttattacattttatgtttCATCATCATTCTCATTTAAAATGCGTCTTCAGAAAAAATCCTTTAGTTCCTCTACCTATTAAATGTATCTAATAACAGCATAAATATATTGTTAGCTATTATAAATTTGCGTATTTACAGTCACATCAATAAAATCTTTGCATTGCATCAGAGGACTAGACAGTAATATGTAGTTATCTTATTTGTCACACACAGGACATATtaaacagaaatacagaaaatgCACCAAATAATGAACAAGTTTAACAGTCACTCAAATAATTGATTATCAGTTTTACTCACTGCCTCAGAGTCTTCTCTGGGAAGTAATTATAATGTTGACTCCTGACTTCCTGTTTTACACGAGGCATAGGTTGAAACGATCACACATATTTACACATTATGCATTTGATAAAAACAAAGTCCCAATAACACGATCCACcctacataacacaatgtgcatctcCCATCAAAttttcactcactatgaccactactagcctactgtcattactaaacgtgctaaaatatgaacaataatgtCGCCCTCTGTGGGCTTATTTACTATCTACCtaaggaaaaatccagcacatagacggtacTTTAGAATAACGTTACGTGAAACAGGTGCTTTAACGTCCCTGCTAATTTATTATACAgttaaacaacaaaactaaatgctgagggaacattactatgtttgttcatgttggttttgagcagtatgcacccccactaagctggaaaaagttttaaacagtaagtggATACAGCGTGTTGGGGGAATACAACGTCTACTACAGCGGGggggcagagggaccgcagggtcagctaacgttagctgtacccagacaactgagttggttttacctttttttgctcaccatGCTGCTGTGGCTGCCCTCCTtctgccatctttactcgcgctgggtttttaaattccagcgaATGATATGCACACCGCAATGACCGCACACGACTTGCCTGAGAGAGTTTACGGCTTCGGGAGGGGCGGATGTGCGCGTGCGGATGtctttcagaacacaagacaaaataagtgttcttgcaaaacagaacatggcaaaataatagttttttctcgatttatcttatttttttgtattgtactTCTATtatcgttgggagccaaaatcgaaattcaattaattgcacagccctaatctGTATCCATGACCTCCATGACACTGTTTGATGACGGCATGACTCTACCGAACTCAACAGTGTCTCCATCAGAACCATCGAGGATAACTCCAGCATAGAGCGGCtcagtgaatgtggtctggactctgtggaggagagtcatagTTTCAGAGACGCTGAAGAAGGCCAGAgtacctgcactgtgatccaggtacactcctactctggaggatTTAGGAGCAGAGATGAATGTGTGGTCGCCGTCATGTGTGAAGGTGTAACTATCGTCACAACGTAATACCCAGGACTTCTTATTCTGTCCAAAGAAACGTGCGCTAAACTCCCCTGATCTGGCAATACTCTTGTAAGCGACTGCTACTTTAGCATCCCTGCTTATCTCCAtctcccagtaacaacgtccagtcagtCCCTCTTTACTCAGGACCTGAGGTAGGTACTCAAATctgtctggatgatcaggatatgacaTATATTGGTCAGCATATGTTATTTTTCTGTTCTCGTCTGATAAAACCAGCTTCGTGCctgctgtgtttggatccatTGTGATTTCACATGAATATTGTAAGAACTGAGCGCTGTTCATGAGTTTTGAGAAAGACAGTTTCTCAGTAAGAATGTTCTGCATTTTATCACTTGCTGCTGTCACAGCTGCAATCACATCCTTAAAGTACCACAAACGATCAGTTTTTGGTAGTGGTGAGTATGTAGATCCAGTAAGTATGGACAGTGAGTGGTAACTTTGAAGAAACTTGGTGTGATCCTCTGAGCGTGAGACCTCCTCCAGCTCGAcgtttttcctcttcatgtaaGTGATCTCCTGgtccagcttctcctgaagctctttgacTCGACTCACTTCAGTTTTCTGCCAGGATCTGATCTGCTCCTTCACctcagagcttcttttctctATGACACGGATCAACTCAGTAAAGATCTTCTCactgtcctccactgctttatctGCAGAGTTATTGATAGTTTCCATTTCTTTCTGAAGCAGCTTTGCATCTTTCTCTCGTTCCTGGATTTTTGGCTGGATGTTTTGCCAAATTTCACCAAGCTTGTTTTGCTTCTCagtcctttctgctgcagctgagacaaTGTCATGGCCATTATGATTATCCATTGAGCAGAGAATGCAGATACACTGCTGATCAGTGCGGCAGAAAAACGTCATTACCTCACCGTGACGGGAGCAGATGTTCTCCTGGAGCTTAACAGACGCTTCAAAAAGTTTGTGATTTAAAGTAGGAGATTGGTAGTGAGGCTGAAGGTGTTGCTCACAGTAAGAGGCCCGACAATCCAGACAGGACCTGAAGGCTTTCAGCTTCCTCccagtgcagacatcacaggccacatctccAGGTCTggcatagcagtgatcagctGGAGCAGTTTGGTGTCCAGACTTCTTCAGTTCATCCACTAAATCTGccaacatggtgtttttcacCAGGACAGGCCTCGGGTAGAAAGTCTCTCGGCACAGAGGACAGCTGTAGATTCCTCCCTGATGTCCTTCATCCCAGGAGGTTTTAATACAGCTCATGCAGTAGTTGTGTCCACAGGGAatagtcaccggatccttcagtagatccagacagatcGAACAGCTGAGTTTCACCTCTGGTGCTTCATTTCTTTGctgcgccatttcacctctcgACAACAATGAATGACACTACAGTTTCACTTTCCTCACAGCAAATAAATCCAACACACAGGAAGCCACGCCTTACTTTCCTACACAACAGCATGCTGATCTGTAGTAAAGTGACGTGTCAGCTGTTGTAGCTTACAACATGTTGGTCACACCCATCTTCAAACTGGCAGACCTGTAAAAAGAGACAGGATCCTGGAAATATACAGTCAGAGTttgagggccctattttaacgatctgaaacgcaagtgtgaaacgcaagtagctttttGGGCGGGTCTCGggtgctgttgctattataccggcgggataaatgagtcttgcgcccgacgcaaatctaaaatgggttggtctgaagtagctaggtgtggtttgggcttaacgtgaaaataaccaatcagagcgtcatctcacattccctttaagagcaggcgcgcttgttccatggcggattgctattatgacggcagaTTTgccctggcgcacgccagcgggagctctCCGAGAtgcagcaaagtaataaatgcccgtcttagcCAGGGGCGATGTTGCCTCGCGGGCCATGCAAGTCTTGGAAAGGTATGCGACcttgttgcagccatggagcgtgggcctccaaacgcactacacctgcacctgttgtgcacCTTccctccatctccgtccacccgctccatcaggagcacatcgcgcattactcccggaccagatcccgctggagtgtccaatcccgccgtagttcaacatcacgtctccttaagtcttctaatatttcctcatttatgtcatcaacacatccatgattcatggaaatgtgtaaaacacaacaagccacaaagaatgctgcgacttttggaggactgtactgtaaagtgcctcctgatctatccaaacacctgaagtgcattttccgtaatatttttctttgtaattatgtatggttttcaaaaaggtgaactgctgtagatgagagaagtgtatgcgcgttgtgcacacgctacattatggccaaacattcgtccctaaaatagcatcagaataacgcgctactgactttagactagttttttcctggtcagtggtggaattgtttcctgaaactgcaaaatagaaCCAGGGAACGTTTTcgcctgaacacacctcctcttttagctgaaccgcccccgggagcgcaaatacattccctaatttaccgacgtgcgtctgtggagggaaaagtccgctgtgcgtcgggtgcaaaataggaatgatacatgcgtcggtgtacaaaggcaattgcgatgagtgcaagatagggtccTCAGTCTGTGTATCAGAAAGGGAGGGCTTATCACTGTT
It encodes the following:
- the LOC120572166 gene encoding tripartite motif-containing protein 16-like isoform X1, giving the protein MAQQRNEAPEVKLSCSICLDLLKDPVTIPCGHNYCMSCIKTSWDEGHQGGIYSCPLCRETFYPRPVLVKNTMLADLVDELKKSGHQTAPADHCYARPGDVACDVCTGRKLKAFRSCLDCRASYCEQHLQPHYQSPTLNHKLFEASVKLQENICSRHGEVMTFFCRTDQQCICILCSMDNHNGHDIVSAAAERTEKQNKLGEIWQNIQPKIQEREKDAKLLQKEMETINNSADKAVEDSEKIFTELIRVIEKRSSEVKEQIRSWQKTEVSRVKELQEKLDQEITYMKRKNVELEEVSRSEDHTKFLQSYHSLSILTGSTYSPLPKTDRLWYFKDVIAAVTAASDKMQNILTEKLSFSKLMNSAQFLQYSCEITMDPNTAGTKLVLSDENRKITYADQYMSYPDHPDRFEYLPQVLSKEGLTGRCYWEMEISRDAKVAVAYKSIARSGEFSARFFGQNKKSWVLRCDDSYTFTHDGDHTFISAPKSSRVGVYLDHSAGTLAFFSVSETMTLLHRVQTTFTEPLYAGVWLLGFCGDTAEFCKPR
- the LOC120572166 gene encoding tripartite motif-containing protein 16-like isoform X2 — its product is MAQQRNEAPEVKLSCSICLDLLKDPVTIPCGHNYCMSCIKTSWDEGHQGGIYSCPLCRETFYPRPVLVKNTMLADLVDELKKSGHQTAPADHCYARPGDVACDVCTGRKLKAFRSCLDCRASYCEQHLQPHYQSPTLNHKLFEASVKLQENICSRHGEVMTFFCRTDQQCICILCSMDNHNGHDIVSAAAERTEKQNKLGEIWQNIQPKIQEREKDAKLLQKEMETINNSADKAVEDSEKIFTELIRVIEKRSSEVKEQIRSWQKTEVSRVKELQEKLDQEIADLKRKNVELEELSRSEDPTQFLHSYCSLSKLTGSNNSPLPKHNRLWYFEDLMAAVTAARDKMQEILSEKLPLAEPTTRAEFLQYSCQITMDPNTAGTSLDLSEGNRKITYVKNKPYPEHPDRFLQATQVLSEDGLTGRCYWEVEMSRPASVAVAYKGIGRSGDLHARLFGFNKKSWALRCDNSYIFRHDNCSLRISGPKSFRVGVYLDHSAGTLAFFSVSETMTLLHRVQTTFTEPLYAGVWLLGFCGDTAEFCKPR